One stretch of Roseimicrobium sp. ORNL1 DNA includes these proteins:
- a CDS encoding ABC transporter permease subunit: MSPRNFGLLLTLYAALAGVLRGLGLNVPVFKVPFLGGETAGWILSVLFFLVGLWLLISGSRDWQLSPLTLKQIRRFRSIKQGYWSFLILLALTGVAMLDNLLVGRRALAVKYEGQLYLPFIQDGIIPGSKFGLGYEAETDYRELRKLFQKENKGNWVVLPLIPFAPSQDSPDVIEVLEKRGDGKYYRQGIDEPFSGRAYTSFKEKPTQKRREYTLRYGVFQGEMRGWDAKGEQNERGKYQDGKRTTYTDYQNGAGEALETQASPDLQAQIFPPAAPSWHNGHFLGTSSSGGDILATLFGGWQQALLASVLYVTFVFVAGVVVGGVSGYFGGLTDLLGQRILEIWAALPFLFVVMIVSSLIEPRLLILVGIIAFFGWKGVASYIRTETLREKARDYVAAAKLTGASTGRILFKHVLPNTISVLVTLAPFEVTGIITSLAALDFLGFGLPPDEPSWGRLLQEGTENFNYPWIVASAFAAMVIVLVLVTFVGEAIREAFDPKKFTTYR, from the coding sequence ATGTCCCCGAGAAATTTTGGCCTGCTTCTGACCCTGTATGCAGCCCTCGCGGGAGTGCTCCGCGGGCTGGGACTGAATGTGCCTGTGTTCAAAGTGCCCTTCTTGGGTGGTGAGACCGCCGGGTGGATCTTGAGTGTCCTGTTCTTTTTGGTCGGCCTGTGGTTGCTGATTTCAGGCTCCAGGGATTGGCAGTTGAGCCCCCTTACGCTCAAGCAAATTCGCCGGTTCCGCTCCATCAAGCAGGGCTATTGGTCCTTCCTGATCCTGCTAGCGCTGACGGGCGTGGCAATGCTGGACAACCTCCTCGTGGGCAGGCGTGCGCTCGCTGTGAAGTATGAAGGCCAGCTCTACCTCCCCTTCATCCAGGACGGCATCATTCCGGGCAGCAAGTTCGGCCTCGGCTATGAGGCGGAAACTGACTATCGCGAGCTGCGCAAACTTTTCCAAAAGGAGAACAAGGGCAACTGGGTCGTGCTTCCTTTGATTCCCTTCGCTCCCAGCCAGGATTCGCCCGATGTCATCGAAGTGCTGGAGAAGCGCGGAGATGGAAAGTACTACCGCCAAGGCATCGACGAGCCTTTCAGCGGACGCGCCTATACCTCCTTCAAAGAGAAGCCCACCCAGAAGCGCCGCGAGTACACGCTCCGCTATGGAGTCTTCCAAGGCGAGATGCGCGGATGGGACGCGAAGGGGGAGCAGAACGAGCGCGGCAAATATCAAGACGGCAAGCGCACGACATACACCGACTACCAAAACGGTGCAGGAGAGGCACTGGAGACCCAGGCGAGCCCTGACCTGCAGGCGCAGATCTTCCCACCAGCTGCCCCTTCATGGCACAATGGCCACTTCCTCGGCACGAGCTCCTCTGGGGGTGACATCCTGGCCACGCTATTCGGTGGATGGCAGCAGGCTCTTCTCGCCTCTGTGCTGTACGTCACGTTTGTCTTTGTAGCGGGCGTGGTGGTGGGGGGTGTCTCGGGATACTTCGGCGGGCTGACGGACTTGCTCGGCCAGCGCATCCTGGAAATCTGGGCCGCACTGCCATTCCTCTTTGTGGTGATGATCGTGAGTTCACTCATCGAGCCGCGGTTGCTCATTCTCGTGGGCATCATCGCCTTCTTCGGGTGGAAGGGCGTCGCCAGCTACATCCGTACGGAAACCTTGAGGGAAAAGGCGAGGGACTACGTGGCCGCAGCGAAACTCACTGGCGCCAGCACGGGGCGCATCCTCTTCAAGCATGTGCTGCCAAATACGATCTCTGTGCTGGTGACGCTGGCTCCGTTTGAAGTGACGGGCATCATCACCTCGCTGGCGGCGCTGGACTTCCTTGGCTTCGGTCTGCCGCCGGATGAGCCCAGTTGGGGACGTCTGCTCCAGGAAGGCACGGAGAATTTCAACTACCCATGGATTGTCGCTTCCGCCTTCGCGGCGATGGTCATCGTGCTGGTGCTCGTCACGTTTGTCGGGGAAGCGATCCGTGAGGCCTTTGATCCCAAGAAATTCACGACGTACCGCTGA
- a CDS encoding L,D-transpeptidase family protein — MSTAPQSQVRLRLRVFAFCLLALLCTLGTSCTTVETQSIRRQTDAWRQNAFRYGQQKVQDMREFQARLASVFRADGSFWEADGMYGKPSIKIDLGDQMVYFYKGGKLAGASPISSGREGYDTRPGRYSIIEKDIDHKSSIYGDYEDQGGRVVVQNVDNRKHPRPPGARFEGAKMNYFMRIYGGVGMHEGYLPGYAASHGCIRLPGHMARKFYNATPMGTPVTVVP; from the coding sequence ATGAGTACCGCCCCCCAGTCTCAGGTCCGCCTCCGCCTTCGTGTCTTTGCATTTTGCCTGCTGGCTCTGCTGTGCACGCTAGGAACGAGTTGCACCACCGTGGAAACGCAAAGCATTCGTCGACAGACCGATGCCTGGAGACAGAATGCCTTCCGCTACGGCCAGCAGAAAGTGCAGGACATGCGGGAATTCCAAGCCCGTCTGGCGAGTGTGTTCCGCGCTGATGGCTCCTTCTGGGAGGCGGATGGGATGTATGGAAAACCCTCCATCAAGATCGATTTAGGGGATCAGATGGTCTATTTCTACAAGGGCGGCAAACTCGCCGGTGCCTCGCCCATTTCCTCCGGGCGCGAGGGGTATGACACCCGCCCAGGACGCTACAGCATCATCGAGAAGGACATCGACCACAAGTCCTCCATCTACGGCGACTACGAGGATCAGGGGGGCAGGGTCGTGGTGCAGAACGTCGACAACCGCAAGCACCCGCGACCGCCGGGCGCGAGATTCGAGGGAGCAAAGATGAACTACTTCATGCGCATCTACGGAGGGGTGGGCATGCACGAGGGCTACCTGCCCGGCTATGCCGCCTCACACGGCTGTATCCGCCTGCCCGGGCACATGGCCAGAAAATTCTACAACGCCACCCCCATGGGCACGCCGGTGACGGTCGTGCCGTAG
- a CDS encoding ABC transporter ATP-binding protein has translation MSLLKIENVKMHFPVRGGVLRRAVAQCKAVDGVSLEVAKGETLGLVGESGCGKTTLGKTIVRLLSPTEGRIEFDGTDISHASHRSLRPVRRNMQMIFQDPAESLNPRLTVRDILEEPFIVQKLGTREERRQWVIDLLEKVGLQAAHADRFPFEFSGGQRQRIGIARAIALKPKLVVCDEPVSALDVSVQSQVLNLMLDLQRDLGLSYLFIAHGLSVVKHMSDRVAVMYLGKVVELASAEALYRNPRHAYTKALLDAIPEPDPAKRHPRRLLSGDVPSPINPPEGCAFGHRMKHPRWKESVGIDLKLEEVQPGHWVQKCPCCVE, from the coding sequence ATGAGTCTGCTGAAGATTGAAAACGTCAAGATGCACTTCCCCGTGCGCGGGGGTGTGCTGCGCCGCGCCGTGGCGCAGTGCAAGGCCGTCGATGGTGTCAGTCTGGAAGTGGCCAAGGGCGAGACGCTGGGTCTGGTGGGCGAGAGCGGTTGCGGCAAGACGACGCTGGGCAAGACCATTGTGCGATTGCTGAGTCCCACGGAGGGGCGCATTGAATTCGACGGCACGGACATCTCTCATGCCAGTCACCGCTCGCTCCGTCCTGTGAGGCGGAACATGCAGATGATTTTCCAGGATCCGGCGGAGTCGCTCAATCCACGCCTCACGGTGCGGGACATTCTGGAGGAGCCGTTCATCGTGCAGAAGCTTGGCACACGCGAGGAGCGCCGGCAGTGGGTGATTGATCTTCTGGAAAAGGTGGGCCTGCAGGCGGCGCATGCGGATCGTTTCCCCTTCGAGTTCTCCGGCGGGCAGCGCCAGCGCATTGGCATTGCCCGTGCCATTGCGCTCAAGCCAAAGCTTGTGGTGTGCGATGAACCCGTGTCCGCGCTGGACGTCAGCGTGCAGAGCCAGGTGCTGAATCTCATGCTGGATCTGCAGCGTGACCTTGGTCTGAGTTACCTCTTCATCGCACATGGTCTGAGTGTGGTGAAGCACATGAGTGACCGCGTGGCGGTGATGTACTTGGGGAAGGTGGTCGAGCTTGCGTCGGCGGAGGCGCTTTATCGTAATCCGCGCCATGCCTATACGAAGGCCCTTCTGGATGCCATTCCCGAGCCTGATCCGGCCAAGCGTCATCCCCGTCGCTTGTTGAGCGGTGATGTGCCCTCTCCCATCAATCCCCCGGAGGGCTGCGCCTTCGGTCACCGCATGAAACATCCGCGCTGGAAGGAAAGTGTGGGCATCGACCTCAAGCTGGAAGAGGTTCAGCCCGGTCATTGGGTGCAGAAGTGCCCCTGCTGCGTGGAGTAG
- a CDS encoding ribonuclease III domain-containing protein, with protein MSRENLARGLSKREVEGLRQEAWIGDAVLELYVREYILKQDASRDDARRISLVRNSFLNRIGQPTRVEAEIGRRYNEGGLDAAYAWIREQLEPLITEAQKALPRAAPQRKKARR; from the coding sequence ATGAGTCGCGAGAATCTCGCGCGCGGTTTGAGCAAGCGTGAAGTCGAAGGCCTCCGACAGGAGGCCTGGATCGGCGATGCCGTGCTGGAACTCTACGTGCGGGAGTACATCCTCAAACAAGATGCGTCGCGTGATGATGCGCGGCGCATCAGCCTGGTGCGGAATTCGTTTCTTAATCGGATTGGCCAGCCCACCCGCGTCGAGGCGGAGATTGGCCGCCGCTACAACGAAGGCGGGTTGGACGCGGCCTATGCATGGATACGCGAGCAGTTGGAGCCCCTGATAACAGAGGCCCAGAAGGCACTGCCACGTGCTGCTCCCCAGCGAAAGAAAGCCCGGCGCTGA
- a CDS encoding 2-oxoacid:acceptor oxidoreductase subunit alpha codes for MSSSTIESAGSSTSSRTLRNAVIRFAGNSQDGIQSIGGFLARLAGRTAQEVMTYMTIPSTISGGPSIFQVHIGSGQVLTSGDEADVLVAFYQHSYDGHISSLRDGGICLYDSTPTSMERDAVVNLKHERGIKHIGIPFTSATVEAVGGSPRDRGKNMFVMGLICAVFNLDRDKLVGIIARQFGKKDEQVLRNAMLAFDAGYAYQVGDLDRFFFEHGEAEAGHRISTDGNQMLTLGLLAAGVRYGAAYPITPWSTIMETLRTELPKYGGIYVQAEDELAAVSLTIGAAFAGHLAVTGSSGPGLSLKMEALSYASMAELPLIVINVQRGGPSTGLPTSVEQSDLMQAIYGSHGDCPRIVLAPQDVEDCFYIALEAGKLARKYSCPVIILSDQALSSRIEAFHEPDVDMHWVEPTLNLTPKDAEFKPYPLERTTHHAAPGTKMLGGKYPVVTGLEHDEWGHPSGSPKMHSAMTNKRRRKLLDAAAEIAAPKVHGDLEGDVLLVGWGSTYGPLRESTDRLRAEGYKAGHLHLRHIHPLPNGIQPVLNHYKHIVVVEMNDYGAYGYGQLAMLLRARFCNPAIRSVCKTDGLAFRIKDIVTGVEKHLAGVD; via the coding sequence ATGTCCTCCAGCACTATCGAATCCGCCGGTTCCTCCACGTCGTCCCGCACCCTTCGCAACGCAGTCATCCGGTTTGCCGGTAACTCGCAAGATGGCATCCAGTCCATCGGCGGTTTCCTGGCCCGTCTCGCCGGACGCACTGCCCAGGAGGTGATGACCTACATGACCATCCCCTCCACCATCAGCGGGGGGCCGTCCATCTTCCAGGTGCACATCGGCTCCGGCCAGGTGCTGACCTCGGGTGATGAGGCGGACGTGCTCGTGGCCTTTTACCAGCACAGCTATGATGGCCACATCAGCTCGCTGCGCGACGGTGGTATCTGTTTGTACGATAGCACGCCGACCTCCATGGAACGTGATGCGGTGGTGAACCTGAAGCACGAGCGTGGCATCAAGCACATCGGCATTCCCTTCACCTCCGCCACCGTGGAAGCCGTGGGTGGATCCCCCCGTGACCGTGGCAAGAACATGTTTGTGATGGGCCTCATCTGCGCCGTCTTCAACCTGGACCGCGACAAGCTGGTGGGCATCATCGCCCGCCAGTTCGGCAAGAAGGATGAGCAGGTGCTGCGCAATGCCATGCTGGCCTTCGACGCCGGATACGCCTACCAGGTGGGCGACCTCGACAGGTTCTTCTTCGAGCACGGTGAAGCGGAAGCGGGACACCGCATCAGCACGGATGGCAACCAGATGCTGACCCTCGGCCTGCTGGCCGCTGGGGTGCGTTATGGTGCAGCATACCCTATCACACCATGGTCGACCATCATGGAGACGCTTCGCACGGAGCTGCCGAAGTATGGCGGCATCTATGTGCAGGCGGAAGATGAACTGGCCGCCGTGAGCCTGACCATTGGCGCCGCCTTCGCGGGGCACCTCGCGGTGACGGGAAGCTCCGGCCCCGGTCTCTCGCTGAAGATGGAAGCGCTCAGCTACGCCAGCATGGCGGAACTGCCGCTCATCGTGATCAACGTACAGCGCGGTGGTCCCTCCACCGGTCTGCCCACCAGCGTGGAGCAGAGCGACCTCATGCAGGCCATCTACGGCAGCCATGGCGACTGCCCGCGCATCGTGCTCGCCCCGCAGGATGTGGAAGACTGCTTCTACATTGCACTGGAGGCCGGCAAGCTGGCTCGTAAGTATTCCTGCCCGGTCATCATTCTCAGCGACCAGGCCCTGAGCAGCCGCATTGAGGCCTTCCATGAGCCGGATGTGGACATGCACTGGGTGGAGCCCACGCTGAATCTCACGCCCAAGGATGCCGAGTTCAAACCGTACCCGCTGGAGCGCACGACACACCACGCGGCCCCCGGCACGAAAATGCTCGGTGGGAAGTATCCCGTGGTCACCGGCCTGGAGCATGACGAGTGGGGGCACCCCAGCGGCAGCCCGAAGATGCACAGCGCCATGACCAACAAGCGCCGTCGCAAGTTGCTGGACGCCGCCGCGGAAATCGCCGCGCCGAAGGTGCACGGCGACCTCGAGGGCGATGTCCTCCTCGTGGGCTGGGGCAGCACCTATGGTCCCCTCCGCGAGAGCACCGATCGCCTGCGTGCGGAAGGGTACAAGGCCGGTCACCTGCACCTGCGCCACATCCATCCGCTGCCGAATGGCATCCAGCCCGTGCTGAACCACTACAAACACATCGTCGTGGTGGAGATGAATGATTATGGCGCCTACGGCTACGGCCAGCTTGCCATGCTGCTGCGCGCCCGTTTCTGCAACCCGGCCATCCGCTCGGTGTGCAAGACGGACGGCCTCGCCTTCCGCATCAAGGACATCGTCACCGGTGTGGAAAAACACCTCGCCGGCGTGGATTGA
- a CDS encoding extracellular solute-binding protein, producing the protein MNARFLHLLYAAAITAWMAVSMPASAADDRFPPYDNTSEVQAFWKSQPEFFQWKTPEDLPKDLKWENGGDNLPEMGDPAAKKGGTFHDMVDTFPATLRNIGPDANNSFRSEHHDNILITLVQRHLNVDAWVPALADQWAISPDRKTVYYKLDPKATYSDGKPVRVEDFFMTFYIMRSPHIQDPWYNDFYKKEYSNITKYDEHTLSITIPAVKPDPLWFADLPPSPMEFYKEFSEDFPKRYQWRKTPTTGAYEIYDDDVKKGRSITLTRVKDWWAKDKKHFRYRFNPDYIQYTVVGSLDKAFEIFRQGKLDWFAMGLPRYWYDKSEIPEVYKGYIERQIFFNDYPRISRGIYINQSKPELDKLDVRIGIAHSLNFQKVIDVDFRGDYQRMKSTFAGFGRFTNPNVRPREYDVVKAREHFAKAGYTKAGPDGVLVNGSGRRLSFTLSMPQGPFVPMMLRLKEEALKAGLDIVVEAQDSTQLFKKLDQKNHEMCLVGYGASLPYPRFWENYHSDNAWKIGPDGTKKIVPDTNNITMTADPVMDPIIDRQRIAATEDEMQDLSWKLQEMVEALSVSIPAWESPSYRFSHWRWIRWPHDGNLKRSQLPLDTMVHWIDEDVEKETREAMREGKSFGEVIRIFDQFRIQ; encoded by the coding sequence ATGAACGCGCGCTTTCTTCACCTCCTGTATGCCGCGGCCATCACCGCATGGATGGCGGTATCCATGCCCGCTTCGGCCGCAGACGATCGGTTTCCTCCTTACGACAACACTTCGGAGGTGCAGGCCTTCTGGAAATCGCAGCCGGAGTTCTTCCAGTGGAAGACACCTGAGGATCTGCCCAAGGATCTGAAATGGGAAAATGGTGGGGACAACCTTCCTGAAATGGGCGACCCTGCTGCCAAGAAGGGCGGCACCTTCCACGACATGGTGGACACCTTTCCCGCCACGCTGCGCAACATTGGCCCCGATGCCAACAACTCCTTCCGCAGCGAGCACCATGACAACATCCTGATCACGCTGGTGCAGCGTCATTTGAACGTGGACGCATGGGTGCCAGCCCTGGCAGATCAATGGGCCATTTCGCCGGACAGGAAGACTGTTTACTACAAGCTCGATCCGAAGGCCACCTACTCAGACGGCAAACCAGTGCGGGTGGAGGATTTCTTCATGACGTTCTACATCATGCGCAGTCCCCATATTCAGGACCCGTGGTACAACGACTTCTACAAAAAGGAATATTCCAATATCACCAAGTATGATGAACACACGCTGTCCATCACCATTCCTGCGGTGAAGCCGGACCCGCTGTGGTTCGCGGACCTTCCACCCTCGCCCATGGAGTTCTACAAGGAGTTCTCGGAGGACTTCCCCAAGCGCTATCAGTGGCGCAAGACACCCACCACCGGCGCCTACGAAATCTACGACGACGATGTGAAGAAGGGGCGCTCCATCACACTGACGCGCGTGAAGGACTGGTGGGCGAAGGACAAGAAGCATTTCCGCTATCGCTTCAATCCGGACTACATCCAGTACACCGTCGTCGGCAGCCTGGACAAGGCGTTCGAAATCTTCCGTCAGGGGAAGCTCGACTGGTTCGCGATGGGTCTGCCTCGCTATTGGTATGACAAGTCCGAGATTCCGGAGGTGTACAAGGGATACATTGAGCGGCAGATCTTCTTCAATGACTATCCGCGCATCTCTCGCGGCATCTATATCAACCAGAGCAAGCCTGAACTGGACAAGCTCGATGTGCGCATTGGCATTGCCCACTCGCTGAACTTCCAGAAGGTCATTGATGTGGACTTTCGCGGTGACTACCAGCGGATGAAAAGCACCTTTGCTGGATTTGGGAGATTCACGAATCCCAACGTCCGCCCCAGGGAGTACGATGTGGTCAAGGCACGCGAACACTTTGCCAAGGCGGGGTACACCAAAGCGGGGCCTGACGGTGTGCTCGTGAATGGCTCAGGTCGCAGGCTGTCGTTCACGTTGTCCATGCCTCAGGGGCCGTTTGTTCCCATGATGCTCCGCTTGAAGGAAGAAGCGCTCAAGGCAGGCCTGGATATTGTGGTGGAAGCGCAGGATTCCACCCAGCTCTTCAAGAAGCTGGATCAAAAGAACCACGAAATGTGCCTCGTGGGTTATGGCGCTTCGCTACCCTATCCGCGCTTTTGGGAGAACTATCATAGCGATAATGCGTGGAAGATCGGTCCTGATGGCACGAAGAAGATCGTGCCGGACACCAACAACATCACCATGACGGCGGATCCCGTGATGGACCCCATCATCGATCGGCAACGCATCGCGGCCACGGAAGATGAGATGCAGGATCTCTCCTGGAAACTCCAGGAAATGGTGGAGGCTTTGAGCGTGTCCATTCCCGCGTGGGAGTCGCCCTCTTACCGCTTCTCCCACTGGCGCTGGATTCGCTGGCCACACGACGGCAACCTCAAGCGCAGCCAGCTTCCCCTGGATACCATGGTCCACTGGATTGACGAGGACGTGGAAAAAGAAACCCGCGAGGCCATGCGTGAAGGCAAGTCCTTTGGCGAGGTCATTCGCATCTTCGACCAATTCCGGATTCAATGA
- a CDS encoding arylsulfatase, which produces MCARTLLIVITFALSFLIAVRSAEAQSPNIIYILADDLGRGDLGCYGQKTLTTPNIDRLAGEGMKFTRHYAGSTVCAPSRCVLMTGLHTGHCRVRGNGEGFVPDPDLTVPKVLQQAGYRTACIGKFGLGKPLPLDDPKAKGFDYFFGYVGTSHAHNFYTEALVRNGQVVPLQNKTIPGSGKNAADYKDSELVGTGVATPEGRKEWAPQLFSDDVQRYLDERGKEKEQGKPFFLYYALNIPHTNNEAAKDSPLGHGMEGPGYGEFAAKDWPDAEKGFAQFIRFLDNEVGAILAKLKAQGLDENTIVMFASDNGPHQEGGHKSDFFNSNGDLNGIKRDLTDGGIRVPFLVRWPGKVKAGSVSDHVSGFQDLLPTVTELSGAKAEAQTDGISFVPTLLGKDSGEQKQHPFLYWNFDEQGGKRAVLQWPWKLIHLNTGGARPNAAGAGKKNQNPGKPKPLEVQLYNLDTDVGEENNVAKDNAAKVAELEKLMHEAWRAPAL; this is translated from the coding sequence ATGTGTGCTCGCACCCTACTTATTGTCATCACCTTTGCCCTATCCTTCCTGATCGCCGTACGCTCTGCGGAGGCCCAGTCGCCCAACATCATCTACATCCTCGCAGATGACCTCGGTCGTGGCGATTTGGGTTGCTACGGGCAGAAGACTCTGACAACACCGAATATCGATCGCCTGGCAGGGGAGGGGATGAAGTTCACCCGCCACTATGCCGGCAGCACGGTTTGTGCTCCTTCGCGCTGCGTGCTCATGACCGGCCTGCACACCGGGCATTGCCGTGTGCGGGGTAATGGGGAGGGCTTCGTTCCGGACCCCGACCTCACGGTACCCAAGGTCTTGCAGCAGGCAGGTTATCGCACGGCGTGCATCGGCAAGTTTGGCCTGGGCAAGCCACTGCCACTGGACGATCCGAAGGCCAAGGGCTTCGACTATTTCTTTGGCTACGTAGGCACCAGCCATGCGCACAATTTCTACACCGAGGCCCTGGTGCGGAATGGCCAGGTCGTGCCCCTGCAGAACAAGACGATTCCCGGCAGTGGTAAAAATGCCGCTGACTACAAGGACAGCGAACTCGTGGGCACAGGGGTCGCCACTCCGGAGGGCAGGAAGGAGTGGGCGCCGCAGCTCTTCTCCGATGACGTCCAGCGCTACCTCGATGAGCGAGGCAAGGAAAAGGAGCAGGGGAAACCGTTCTTCCTCTACTACGCGCTCAACATCCCCCACACGAACAATGAGGCTGCCAAGGACTCACCCCTTGGGCACGGCATGGAGGGGCCTGGCTATGGCGAGTTCGCCGCCAAGGACTGGCCTGATGCGGAGAAGGGCTTTGCTCAATTCATCCGCTTCCTCGACAACGAAGTGGGAGCGATTCTCGCGAAGCTCAAAGCGCAGGGGCTGGATGAGAATACCATCGTCATGTTCGCCAGTGACAACGGCCCGCACCAGGAAGGCGGTCACAAGTCGGACTTCTTCAACAGCAACGGTGATCTCAACGGCATCAAGCGCGACCTGACGGATGGTGGCATCCGTGTTCCCTTTCTCGTGCGCTGGCCTGGAAAGGTGAAGGCGGGCAGCGTGAGTGACCACGTAAGCGGCTTTCAGGATCTGCTGCCGACGGTGACTGAACTGAGCGGCGCGAAGGCGGAAGCGCAGACGGATGGCATCTCCTTCGTACCCACCTTGCTCGGTAAGGACAGCGGCGAGCAGAAGCAGCATCCGTTTCTCTACTGGAACTTCGATGAGCAAGGCGGCAAGCGCGCCGTGCTGCAATGGCCGTGGAAGCTCATCCACCTGAATACCGGTGGCGCCCGTCCCAATGCCGCAGGCGCAGGGAAGAAGAATCAGAATCCCGGCAAACCCAAGCCGCTGGAGGTGCAACTCTACAATCTGGACACCGACGTGGGTGAGGAAAACAATGTGGCCAAAGACAACGCAGCCAAGGTGGCCGAGCTCGAGAAACTCATGCACGAAGCCTGGCGTGCCCCGGCTCTGTGA
- a CDS encoding superoxide dismutase, with translation MNRRHFIAASGAAAAGTVFAADKEKGKEQETHIIPNGVPLTQEPLAYEYAALEPHIDAKTMEIHYSRHHVAYLTNLTKALDEAKLKVANAISLIQDINGLPDSLQTVVRNNGGGHVNHTLFWRWLRPEGKGVKEPGGKLAEAIQSDLGGLDNLKKAMNEAAMKRFGSGWAWLIYGPDKKLMVTSTANQDNPMMKGIVPDAEVGRPLFGVDVWEHAYYLKYLNKRQDYLTAWWNVVNWERAERNYALVTSA, from the coding sequence ATGAACCGCCGTCATTTTATCGCAGCAAGCGGAGCAGCCGCAGCGGGAACAGTCTTCGCTGCTGACAAGGAAAAAGGGAAGGAGCAGGAGACCCACATCATCCCCAATGGAGTGCCTCTTACCCAGGAGCCTCTGGCCTATGAATATGCAGCCCTGGAGCCGCATATAGATGCGAAGACCATGGAGATCCATTACAGCAGGCACCATGTCGCCTACCTGACGAATCTCACCAAGGCGCTTGATGAGGCCAAGTTGAAAGTGGCCAACGCCATCTCTCTCATTCAGGACATCAATGGACTGCCTGATTCCCTCCAGACGGTGGTGCGCAACAATGGTGGCGGTCATGTGAATCACACGCTTTTCTGGCGCTGGCTGCGACCTGAGGGCAAAGGAGTCAAGGAACCCGGCGGCAAGCTGGCGGAAGCGATTCAGAGCGACCTTGGCGGCTTGGATAACCTCAAGAAGGCCATGAACGAAGCGGCCATGAAGCGCTTTGGCTCCGGCTGGGCGTGGTTGATCTATGGTCCAGACAAGAAACTGATGGTCACCTCCACCGCCAATCAGGACAACCCCATGATGAAGGGCATTGTACCCGATGCCGAAGTGGGACGTCCTCTCTTCGGCGTGGACGTGTGGGAGCATGCCTACTACCTCAAGTACCTCAACAAGCGCCAGGACTACCTCACTGCCTGGTGGAATGTGGTGAACTGGGAACGCGCTGAGCGCAACTACGCCCTGGTGACCTCGGCATGA
- a CDS encoding ABC transporter ATP-binding protein: protein MSSGASILEVRNLVTAFDTDAGRVVAVDGISFEVPRGKTLGIVGESGCGKSVTAFSITRLLPQPHGKILEGDILYEDRNLPKLPLDEMKKLRGKEISMIFQEPMTALNPVQTVGRQLAEAILLHSDCGRREVLERSLELMRKVRIPSPEVRLGEYPHQLSGGMRQRVMIAMALIHKPKLLIADEPTTALDVTVQAQILELISDLQKEMGMSVVLITHDMGVIAEVCDEVVVMYAGRIVERAPVFELFANPRHAYTRGLLASIPRLDDVPKTKLRAIPGSVPAINTLKPGCRFAERSGKPHEHDHLNVRPPYHEISPGHWVEHCPICVS from the coding sequence ATGAGCAGCGGCGCCTCCATTCTAGAAGTCAGGAATCTCGTCACCGCGTTCGACACGGACGCGGGACGCGTGGTCGCCGTGGACGGCATCAGCTTCGAAGTGCCGCGTGGAAAGACGCTCGGCATCGTCGGGGAGTCAGGATGCGGCAAGAGCGTGACGGCCTTTTCCATCACGCGATTGCTGCCCCAGCCCCATGGCAAGATTCTTGAGGGTGACATCCTCTATGAAGACCGCAATCTTCCCAAGCTCCCCTTGGACGAGATGAAGAAGCTGCGCGGGAAGGAAATCAGCATGATCTTCCAGGAGCCCATGACGGCGCTCAACCCCGTGCAGACGGTGGGCCGACAGCTGGCGGAAGCGATTCTCCTGCACTCGGACTGCGGCAGGCGTGAGGTGCTGGAGCGTTCGCTGGAACTCATGCGGAAGGTGCGCATCCCTTCGCCTGAGGTGCGCCTCGGAGAGTATCCCCACCAGCTCAGCGGTGGCATGCGCCAGCGTGTGATGATCGCCATGGCGCTGATCCACAAGCCGAAGCTGCTCATCGCGGATGAACCTACCACCGCACTGGATGTGACGGTGCAGGCGCAGATTTTGGAGCTCATCTCGGACCTGCAAAAGGAAATGGGCATGAGCGTGGTGCTCATCACGCATGACATGGGCGTCATTGCGGAAGTTTGCGATGAGGTCGTGGTGATGTACGCCGGTCGCATCGTGGAGCGCGCTCCGGTGTTCGAGCTCTTTGCCAATCCGCGTCACGCATACACGCGCGGACTGCTGGCTTCGATTCCCCGCCTGGATGATGTGCCCAAGACCAAGCTGCGCGCCATCCCGGGAAGTGTGCCGGCGATCAATACGCTGAAGCCCGGCTGCCGCTTCGCGGAGCGCTCTGGGAAGCCGCATGAACACGATCATCTGAACGTGCGCCCGCCCTACCACGAAATCTCCCCCGGTCATTGGGTGGAGCATTGCCCCATCTGCGTCTCATGA